A segment of the Necator americanus strain Aroian chromosome IV, whole genome shotgun sequence genome:
AAACTAGTtcaagaatatttttgaactgaTTTCGAAAAGTAAAAGAACGAATGGAAAAATTAGCTTCCTGGGAAGATTTAACTGGCATAACAATGTTATTTCGATATAAAGAATTAGAATAGTAGCATGCAGGCTagaagcatcactccacaaatctggcgtgctatggattttcgttgtaGTATGCCTATATCGTGTATTTCTGTATAATGTGTATTTCTCTTCACAGAACTAAGGATTTCCTACACCTCTGCAGAAACAAATGTATCCAGAGCTTCTGTTAGGTTTTTCCTTATAACTTACGAAGCGTGGAATATGAAAACAGgagtggtttcgctcatctctccctggatCGCTGTAAAGAGAcagcttcggaatgcggttcgcTACGAAGTCCTCtactgcaacgcgccatccttgcgccccgcccccacCTGCGACTAGTCGAATGAAACGAATTGCTCATGCAACCCCATCCGAacggattttcgacgaattgcaAGAAACAGCCTTCCGGACctgtctgtttacagtgatgcagggagaaatgagcgcaATAATCAACGACTCGATATAgatatgacttacttgacttaatcggcggactgatgtcatcgcctgacgcaaATACCCGCAtattcgccgaggtgtgccgtccttaaacacagctctgcccaaccttctcgatcttctgcgagagcttgcacagaatcaatccattcgtcgttatttcatattctgcgaaaccttacgtctcgcctgaactgcctatccacgccgagtgtcctcaggtcctctttcaccgcctcagtccagaacttccgttttcggccaggtgacttcttccagctcgaatacggcgaactcctcagaactcgttgaacaaggcgatctgccggtctccttaatatatgatcaaagaagcgaagacgatttactttagccactttcgatggcggtacaagatgttgatatcttccacgtgtcatccgccggtataccacatcaaattctgcgtaaagatcttcattgtgacataccctaggccaaaagtagccaagtagccgtctaagtaGCTtccgttccgtgcagtcaagcctctccataaccgctGATGGTGCTGCCGAAGTCtctgatccgtacatcatgatggggcgaattgcggatagctTGAATTCGTTGGtaatgggggtcgaccacaggcatttcgttaaggagttaaatgcagaagtggccttagcgcatctttgctgaacatctctctcgtagctgccattgttcttcagcgtagagcctaggtaacagaactcatcgacgagttctatcggttgtccgtccaccctgattcccgttcgtggtctcgaagagatccacatctgattgcatttatcagggcgtaggcgtagtccataggctgcaaccagcttcgatacaaggttgacaacatgttgaagtttcgtactgctttccgcgaatataacaacttcgtcggcgtactcgaggtcagtcaaggagCACCCAGATGGttctaagacaatgtcggcaggacactggtcgactgttcttcgcataatgtcgtcgattgcgaaattgaacaggaaaagtcctgccactgccccttgtcttactccacttaccacttcaaacggtgttgtacatccggcctgtgttcgaactgcagcagttgttcgttgattcatgtcatcaagcaagcgaacgaactttcctggtactccatcggcgctcagcgcgttgagaagacgaccTCGGTggggagagtcgaacgcggcttcaaagtccagaaacgctagttgcattggcttcgaataccgctgccagatttcgatcactttcctgacgatgaacacctggtcaatcatagaccggccaggacgaaagccagcttgctcgtcgcgcgttgtttcttcgcttgTTAATGAGTCGGTCTAGGATAATAcgctccagtaccttgtacataacacgcagcaaagagattcctcgataattcctggggtctgtgacggataactttttgtggagggaattatgatagcgtgtctccacgagtccggtatcctttcgtctatccatattgaaagGATGATCTTTGGGAACAGGGGAACATCTTTCCATTTTGCcactatactgttttagtagagtaTAGGCTTTcagcgggttcctgtcctcccacaccttctcaaactccatcgctcttgacgtccactcgttatcgcggtcttgttgcagttgacgacgcagcttccttctaagacgcttttcctggttgaagtcaccagcgctgcgcgcgacacatacagaattgtatgtggattttgtttccgcagatgcaaacgCAAACTTCTTCCGTTGCAAtggaaccgggagcgtttcccttgcagcgtcctggatgcactttgtgaaggaatccgcgtcgctaagcttcttcctggtccgtactccaacatgaatagacacatgttggcggaattttcttctgcattcatcgtctttcagacctgctatgtcgattttcggttgaagaggaactcttcGGTTTcccttgtggaaccgtatcttgaagctgagaagaactggatggtggtcagagtcgaacgcgacgtcccaaacacctctagattttcggttatctgactgaggaatgttcctcgccaaaacgcagtcgagctgaagtttaagagtccccatcttccgcttgcgctgctcttcaggcgttaaaagggttgacccctgccacgtgagctgatggcgaggatgattcctcttaaacgagGAAGCGAATAtaaggcccgtctgttcgcacaagtcgaccagacggtcaccgttgtcggACGTGCGCTCTGCTGGatataccattttcctagcacatcggattgctgttcgagtttCATCTTCgtatttgcgtcgattccgacaatgatcacctgctggcttggtattttagacatcaacgcactgtgttcatcatagaaggcgtccttagtGGTGTCCTCAGCgatttccgtaggtgcgtgagcacttacgatctaGAGATTAtgtcctctgcgatcctgcagtcgtagaaaggcgtaTCTAGACGATGTCGAGCCATATTTCTCCACCAgattcttgtaatcgttcctcacagctatcgcgcagccacctactttgttctcatcagcatcgccgcagtatgtggggtaattttcgatgctgatgaccggccgatctctcatgcgtgtttcctgcagtgcagcaaaaggcacacagagatatcgcagaagtctggatagagcggcttgttggagttcactcgatagtgttcggcagttcagcgtgacgaaacgaatggttgttgccaaagattccatgctcccttcaggcagttgacctttcaggttatgggctttggcggtgtgctggacgacagcacctttttgcaatatatgggaagctttcgccgtataacagtgcaggttatatagctcgtacgttcccaatgcgtacactcgaacgcctgattgcgtttagttaaagcagggccaccacgcgcaggtagcaatcagactcgtgtACGATATAGATatactccaccgaaaatccacaccacgccggattcgtgggatgatgcttttGGAAGACAGTAATCCGGTCTGATATTGATCAATCTACTTGGATGCGCCAaagcgttcacttcaattcagaatcgtttgaggttcacgaatgtgTGTGCAGCATgtataatgacttgcgagggctcGCCGCTGTATCAAGTCactcatcctcccagacaagtctggcaccaactTGTGGGACTCGAGGGATGTAGGACTTGATTGGCGCCAAGGCAGCCTCGATCCCTCGATCGGTCGTATAatcacagcgaaacctcttacaGGTTGCGCTACATCCACCTTTTATTATGTAGACActattctgttttcttttttgaccaCAAGGGCTTCAATCTGAAtttgaagatgaaaatttgaatgtgGTAGTTTTTTACCGCTATACCTAAAATTTCTATCTGACAGTGGATGCGCTGGCGTCTCTCTGGAATTCGTGCTCAAAAAgagcacttaaaaaaaaacactgggaAAACGAGCACGAAGAGAGAGATTTTGGTTGAGCTATTCTCGtgagagaaatgaaatgaaaatcattTAGTACCGTTCGAATTCTGGtcattttcttgaagagaagTTGACGTTGAAGTTCAACGAACTTTTCGGTAAATTTGATATGTATGTTTACCACAAAAGacgggtgggtgtagtgtagcggttagaggttccgcttcctgcacgatcgatcggaggttcgaatccgccctagcgctcgCCAAGCCTTTCGATCCCTCCAGGATCGACGAATTCGTAAAAGACTTGTAGGGGAGGATAaatacactgacttggcacatctgctagccaccgcaagtcattgttctgaccagttacacgttcgtaaacctcaaacgatcctgaattgaagtggtggcgcatcccaaacggattgattaacgcaggaaactttatccttttaccaAAAAAggcaaacaaaaagaaataggcAAACGAATAACAACGAAATATCTGCTCAAGAACACATATTATACCCATtctacactaaaaaaaaattccggcAGGTCACGTGGAAACAACTAGCTGCGATTTTCGCTGTTTCCATCTAGATTTGAAGTTTGCATACGATGACAGGAGCACTTCTGCGCATTTTGTTCCGCAGAGAGCCAGTTTGGATCAGTGAGCACGTGAGCAAGTAGCAAAATGAATGTTTTCCCTGCTTGGGTCCCTCGCTGTCCCAACCACCCCTGAGTTCACCATTTTCACTGGACTCACGTAAATGAAATTGAAGCAATTTTCCACAATGAAAGGCAGCAATTAGAAGTACTGAAATCTTTCTATTgatgagatgttttttttttcatggtttcCATTTCCCACACTCGTTAGATACAGCATTCATATCAAGACCTTGCCTattatttccaacaaaaagTAATCCATTGCTGAATAATGCTCTTTAATGAAAGAATAGATAGTTGTGGAAGTAAACACGCCATGCGAAAACTCGTCCATCATCTACAGTTTCATATACATACTATAACAGTTATTCAGGATGACTGTACTTGCAAAGATCAGTGAGTACAAGCAGAAGTGTAGTCGTAAGATCTACATCATATGCCGGTACATCAGAATCAGAATGAGAAGATTCATCTCTCctgaaagaaatcaaaaaattgtaTGCCGAATATTGTTCACACGAGGCGTGCAAATAATATGCTGTATATAATGATATAATGGAATTAGATTTTATTTGCCAACTGCCTTCCTAAAGTTAATGAAGTCTAGAATTCCTGGAAAGCCAGATGAGCGAAattcctatttatttcaagAGATCGATAGATCGATAGACCAATGTATTATTGATCCTTGCGATTGAATAGGCTGCACTATCCAGCTACCAAAAATTCGCCTCGAAACTCACGCATTCTGTGATGAGGTAGCATTGGGCGGTGCCGATGCGAGCAATAACCATGAACGTGTTCTGTACCGCCTTCCTATCCTCATAACGCTCCACACCCGGCACTCACCGTTTGTTTGCCTCGAATGCGCTGCTCTTGTTTAGTACAGTCGTGGTAATTGGACTTTTATTCGCTTCTTTCTTAAGTTTGTCTTCATAAGCCCAGCCGATTCAAGTGAGTTCAAAAAGACCGTGGAGAGCTTTAAGCTGAGAATTTCTGTGCACGTTAAATCTCAACGTTGAAACTGTGCCGACGGAGAAACTTATTAGTTGCTCATCTGGAGGAATGACAATTGCGAAGAATTTCCAAAATACCGCAGCCAACAACTTCCGATCAGTCTCGTCTGgttcaaatatttgaacacAAATACAGACATGTACCGCTGCATCAAATGTGTTTAACCCTTCGCCCGCGACGCATCTGCATCTACTTCCTGACCTTCCTAATCTCACAGTCCCCTCTCTTGCCGCTGGTTGGACAGCACGATAAAATTTGTGTGCCCGGCGCCTAATCAATCCGCATATCCAGCACGTtcgacatcaattcagaatcgtttggggtttacgaacgcgtgtacAGCCCTACTATCCTGACCTGCGGAgctagccgatgcgtcaagtccGTACTTTCATCCTTGCAGTCTGGAACCAGTTTACAAACCACAGAGGGATGAATGGTTTGGTCGGCTCTGGGGCGATTTCGAAACATCGACCGTGCGTGCAGTTGCAGTTGAACCTCTTGGGGACTGCGTTACGCTCGCCCTCACGGTCTCCGTATAGTTGAGTCTTTAGCAGaagttatttcaaattttgggaCAAAGGAAATTATTCCCAGAGTTTTAGCACTTCTGCGTGATTAACTGTGCACCTTTCCACGTAATTCCTAGATGTGGGATATGCTCTTGTGATCAAATCGATGGCAGTTGCGCAATTTTCGTAGCTGTCCGATTGTGTGCACAGTTTTTCCAAGCGTTCCTCATTTTCATCCCAATATCCACGcagtctttattttttccacgaaTTAACGCTGTTTTATCGAAATAATCATCCATAGCAGGATAACTGTTTGTTATGACGGCATcgaatttcataattttgaaCTTAGCTAGAACACAGCTAGTCGGTCCCCACATTTCAAATCCAAATGAATCATTTTGCTTTGCTCAGTTCGTTCTTTTGTAAGCATATTTTATTATGAAATGTATTAGGAAATGTTATTTACAAATAGTGAAATTAACTACTTATCGGAGAAGAGGAAGGTCTAAAAATCTACAAaaggtttcttctttttgaaatttttaagaaaccaCTGAGTgagaaaaactgcaaacaACTACCAGCTTTGATAATAAATTTTGAGGAAGGTGTGGAAGATCTCCATACTCTGGTGTACTCCACTTCTAACATCGTAGTTTATGTCCAGCTAACtttcaatttattcaaaaCTCTAGCGGGATAATTGCATTCTACTTCTCTTCTCTCACTCATTGCCACTTTTGTTTATAAAGATTGCACCTTTTCAGCCGCAGGACTGTTGGCAGGTACATTTTAAATGAATTCATGATACTCTGAGGGAACTGCAAACTGATTTTGGAGGCAATTAGGAGTTTTTCGACCGCTCCCATTTCAACTCCCTCCTCAACTAATTTCATCAGCGCAGCTCATGCTTCATGCTCTACAGAACAGCACTTCTGTTTACACAAACGAATTGTCAGTGCATTCAGGGCTGTTCACCACCTACATTATTTGCTTTCCGTAATTCGTTCAATAGTCCCACCACCGTTCAAATCCcctgaaatttcttctccaaGTAAGTTTGAAACAGATTTCTTCTTAACTGAAGGAGAAACGGGGCTGTTTCTACCTGCAAGAAGTAAAGACATAAAGAAATTGACGTTACTTTCTTCCTAAAGatataatattaaattattttggcttggatttttcttctaaagtgGAAAATGTTTTATTAATGGATCAATACGATACGTAcgattttcaacattttcgaaAGAGTAATTATTAGTTTCAACTTACTTTTATATAACTCATGTAAACTAGATACAGTAAAAGGAAGTAGAATGGAGATTTCCACACAAAATAGTATAGTCTAGAACCGAATATGCATTTGCAGCTATCctgaaaggaagagtgcagTGTATTTTAAATGAAAGGTATGGAAAAACGTTCGATATGTGATCATTTTCTTGATCgctcctactttttttcttattatttcaatgaattttgcaagaaataaTCACAGAAACTGTCGTATGCAGTTCAAAAGGTCGGAGCAATcaagaaaataatcaaatatcaATTTCTCGTAAACGAGAACATCGGAAAAATTCCGCAGAACTCAGAACAATACAgaacagaaagtgaaaacaagtgaaaaattgTTAATCGCATGATTTTTACTGAAAATGGGTAAAGTGGCGGAGTTCGGTAACCGATGACGTCCTACAACGTCACTTATTCTCAACTATTTGAATGTATTTCTTCCATGCATCCAAGAATAACCGAACACAACTCATTGCTTCCGTCAAGCAGCGGGAGACTTCCGGAAAATCTTGTTGGCAATGCCATCAACTAGCGAACCACAAAATGGACAACGgcagtggatttttctttgtctctGGCATATTTGCCGCAGTATCCTCTAATCCTATAGTTCTCTTTATTGTTTTAGGCTTTAGtggtttcttctttcaaattttatgcgATTTTGCCAAGATATGACTGGTgtaaaaaaacgaaggaatcATAAACGATTGGTTCATGTCcaatagaaacgaaaaaatgtgGAACGCAGAAGTTTCCTTCTGGATCTAAGTGGTTTACATCTTTATGAATTCCCAACATTGTTCTAGAAGCGAGAAAATCTCTTATTTTACAGCAGAACTTTATTACTGTAACCGGTCCTTAAGCTTCTTTATCGAAtaatacttaaaggcatcaccccacgaatctgaggtggtacggatttcaggtggagtattcgtatacgagattgtagattatggaagagggggtgattccgcccatttcttcttaattggtgtaaaaaacagcccggaatatgcggcgcgtgcacaaggctggcgcgctccaatcgaactcgtagtgGAAAGGAGCGCGttgaaacgctcgaagccttaTCGTCCGGGtcattttttgcggcaattaggaagaaatggacgcaatcatccttctctcagtaatctactatcgtgtatacgaatactccaccggaaatccgtaccacctcagactcgtggggtgatgcc
Coding sequences within it:
- a CDS encoding hypothetical protein (NECATOR_CHRIV.G15641.T1), which encodes MQLAFLDFEAAFDSPHRGRLLNALSADGVPGKFVRLLDDMNQRTTAAVRTQAGCTTPFEVVSGVRQGAVAGLFLFNFAIDDIMRRTVDQCPADIVLEPSGCSLTDLEYADEVVIFAESSTKLQHVVNLVSKLVAAYGLRLRPDKCNQMWISSRPRTGIRVDGQPIELVDEFCYLGSTLKNNGSYERDVQQRCAKATSAFNSLTKCLWSTPITNEFKLSAIRPIMMYGSETSAAPSAVMERLDCTERKLLRRLLGYFWPRVCHNEDLYAEFDVVYRRMTRGRYQHLVPPSKVAKVNRLRFFDHILRRPADRLVQRVLRSSPYSSWKKSPGRKRKFWTEAVKEDLRTLGVDRQFRRDVRFRRI
- a CDS encoding hypothetical protein (NECATOR_CHRIV.G15641.T4), which produces MESLATTIRFVTLNCRTLSSELQQAALSRLLRYLCVPFAALQETRMRDRPVISIENYPTYCGDADENKIVSAHAPTEIAEDTTKDAFYDEHSALMSKIPSQQVIIVGIDANTKMKLEQQSDVLGKWYIQQSARPTTRNHPRHQLTWQGSTLLTPEEQRKRKMGTLKLQLDCVLARNIPQSDNRKSRGVWDVAFDSDHHPVLLSFKIRFHKGNRRVPLQPKIDIAGLKDDECRRKFRQHVSIHVGVRTRKKLSDADSFTKCIQDAARETLPVPLQRKKFAFASAETKSTYNSVCVARSAGDFNQEKRLRRKLRRQLQQDRDNEWTSRAMEFEKVWEDRNPLKAYTLLKQYSGKMERCSPVPKDHPFNMDRRKDTGLVETRYHNSLHKKLSVTDPRNYRGISLLRVMYKVFIVRKVIEIWQRYSKPMQLAFLDFEAAFDSPHRGRLLNALSADGVPGKFVRLLDDMNQRTTAAVRTQAGCTTPFEVVSGVRQGAVAGLFLFNFAIDDIMRRTVDQCPADIVLEPSGCSLTDLEYADEVVIFAESSTKLQHVVNLVSKLVAAYGLRLRPDKCNQMWISSRPRTGIRVDGQPIELVDEFCYLGSTLKNNGSYERDVQQRCAKATSAFNSLTKCLWSTPITNEFKLSAIRPIMMYGSETSAAPSAVMERLDCTERKLLRRLLGYFWPRVCHNEDLYAEFDVVYRRMTRGRYQHLVPPSKVAKVNRLRFFDHILRRPADRLVQRVLRSSPYSSWKKSPGRKRKFWTEAVKEDLRTLGVDRQFRRDVRFRRI
- a CDS encoding hypothetical protein (NECATOR_CHRIV.G15641.T2), giving the protein MVYPAERTSDNGDRLVDLCEQTGLIFASSFKRNHPRHQLTWQGSTLLTPEEQRKRKMGTLKLQLDCVLARNIPQSDNRKSRGVWDVAFDSDHHPVLLSFKIRFHKGNRRVPLQPKIDIAGLKDDECRRKFRQHVSIHVGVRTRKKLSDADSFTKCIQDAARETLPVPLQRKKFAFASAETKSTYNSVCVARSAGDFNQEKRLRRKLRRQLQQDRDNEWTSRAMEFEKVWEDRNPLKAYTLLKQYSGKMERCSPVPKDHPFNMDRRKDTGLVETRYHNSLHKKLSVTDPRNYRGISLLRVMYKVLERIILDRLINKRRNNARRASWLSSWPVYD
- a CDS encoding hypothetical protein (NECATOR_CHRIV.G15641.T3), whose protein sequence is MESLATTIRFVTLNCRTLSSELQQAALSRLLRYLCVPFAALQETRMRDRPVISIENYPTYCGDADENKVGGCAIAVRNDYKNLVEKYGSTSSRYAFLRLQDRRGHNL